Proteins encoded in a region of the Pseudothermotoga elfii DSM 9442 = NBRC 107921 genome:
- a CDS encoding bifunctional enoyl-CoA hydratase/phosphate acetyltransferase gives MSRFLEIVEKVRGIRRKLVVASAGDSVVLNAVKLAVEYEIVSPILVGPYEKIKVLSSNVDLDLSKCEVVDSPESDAAAKAVEIADKNGELLMKGLVKTGDLMKLVLRDEYRLKTGSTMTMVSVFDIPSYAKLLAVSDAGMIISPTLEQKVDMINAAVRVMKKFGVEKPKVAVLGAVEIPNLKMPATLDAAILSKMNDRNQIKDCIVDGPFALDNAVSIEAAKHKGVESPVAGDADVLIMPDIEAGNIFYKSMVFLANAKVASVILGARLPIVLTSRADSDETKLYSIALGALLV, from the coding sequence ATGAGCAGGTTTCTTGAAATTGTTGAAAAAGTGAGAGGGATTAGAAGAAAATTGGTAGTTGCGTCTGCTGGTGATAGTGTTGTTCTGAATGCCGTAAAACTTGCTGTTGAATACGAAATTGTGTCACCGATTCTGGTTGGACCTTATGAAAAAATAAAAGTTCTTTCTTCAAATGTTGATCTCGATTTATCAAAATGTGAAGTGGTGGATAGCCCAGAGAGTGATGCTGCTGCAAAAGCTGTGGAGATTGCAGATAAAAATGGGGAACTTTTAATGAAAGGCCTGGTTAAAACCGGTGATCTTATGAAATTGGTCCTTCGAGATGAATACAGATTGAAAACAGGTTCAACCATGACAATGGTAAGTGTTTTTGATATACCTTCATACGCAAAGCTTTTGGCAGTAAGCGATGCTGGGATGATAATATCGCCCACTCTCGAACAGAAAGTTGATATGATAAATGCTGCGGTAAGAGTCATGAAAAAATTTGGAGTGGAAAAGCCAAAGGTTGCTGTACTTGGTGCAGTTGAGATTCCAAATTTGAAGATGCCCGCAACTTTGGACGCAGCGATATTGAGCAAAATGAATGATAGGAATCAAATAAAAGATTGCATTGTTGACGGACCTTTTGCTCTTGATAACGCTGTTTCTATTGAAGCTGCAAAGCATAAAGGTGTAGAAAGTCCGGTTGCAGGAGATGCTGACGTACTAATCATGCCAGATATTGAAGCGGGGAATATTTTCTATAAATCAATGGTTTTTCTTGCAAATGCTAAAGTTGCTTCTGTGATCCTTGGAGCGAGATTGCCAATTGTTTTAACATCACGGGCCGATTCGGATGAAACGAAACTTTATTCGATAGCACTTGGTGCATTACTTGTTTGA
- a CDS encoding 2-oxoacid:acceptor oxidoreductase family protein: MMHSIIFAGFGGQGVMLMGQVLAQAAMNQGKHTTWFPSYGPEMRGGTANCTVVVSDEPVASPVVDTPLEVVAMNIPSLLKFEPKLKKDGYLFINTSVIDRKPQRNDVKVIEIPANDIAEKLGNVKVANMVVLGAFVYTTKCTEVDSLIEAMKYKLSAKNSEIIELNVKAIFEGVKHVGG; encoded by the coding sequence ATGATGCATAGCATAATATTTGCTGGTTTTGGCGGACAGGGTGTTATGTTAATGGGTCAGGTACTTGCTCAAGCTGCAATGAATCAAGGAAAGCACACAACATGGTTTCCATCTTATGGTCCAGAAATGCGCGGCGGGACTGCCAATTGCACAGTTGTTGTAAGTGATGAACCGGTTGCTTCTCCTGTTGTTGATACACCACTGGAAGTTGTTGCAATGAACATACCGTCACTTTTGAAATTTGAGCCGAAGTTGAAAAAAGATGGATATCTTTTCATCAATACTTCAGTTATAGATAGGAAACCTCAGAGAAATGACGTGAAGGTAATCGAAATACCCGCTAATGATATCGCCGAAAAACTTGGCAATGTTAAGGTGGCAAATATGGTTGTGCTTGGAGCGTTTGTCTATACAACAAAATGTACTGAAGTGGATTCTCTGATAGAGGCAATGAAATACAAGCTATCTGCGAAAAACTCAGAAATAATCGAATTGAATGTTAAAGCGATTTTTGAAGGCGTAAAACACGTAGGCGGATAA
- a CDS encoding cobalamin biosynthesis protein CobQ, whose translation MAKNHVFVGLYGSGKTEIAINYAINLKQNYSQVAIADVDVVSPYFRIRDVRELIQSYDIKTITPPENILNADLPLITASVMGYLGNPEYQVVLDVGGAERGVVVLGYLREYLGDSRVYFVVNTKRPFTESSEQIVQVVRRIEERSGIKVDYLVNNTNLGSETTVDLIEDSEIVISKASEILNIPIAFTVTAQTDTLISKFNIFRIKRFLKKREELS comes from the coding sequence ATGGCAAAAAATCATGTCTTTGTAGGGCTGTATGGAAGTGGAAAAACGGAGATAGCTATAAATTATGCGATCAACCTCAAGCAAAATTACAGTCAGGTAGCAATTGCTGATGTTGATGTTGTATCACCTTATTTCAGAATCAGGGATGTTCGAGAGTTGATCCAGTCTTACGATATAAAAACGATCACACCGCCCGAGAACATTTTAAACGCAGATTTACCCTTAATAACGGCTTCTGTTATGGGGTATCTTGGAAATCCTGAGTATCAGGTCGTTCTGGATGTGGGAGGCGCCGAAAGAGGTGTCGTAGTTCTTGGTTATCTAAGAGAGTATCTCGGAGACAGTAGGGTATATTTTGTTGTTAACACTAAAAGACCTTTTACAGAGAGCTCTGAGCAGATTGTGCAGGTTGTGAGAAGGATTGAGGAACGTTCTGGAATAAAGGTAGATTATCTTGTCAACAATACAAATCTTGGCAGCGAAACGACAGTTGATTTAATAGAAGATAGCGAGATAGTAATTTCAAAAGCATCAGAGATTTTAAACATACCTATTGCATTTACTGTCACAGCTCAGACAGATACTTTGATAAGTAAGTTCAATATTTTTCGCATAAAGAGATTCTTGAAAAAAAGGGAGGAGTTGTCTTGA
- a CDS encoding 4Fe-4S dicluster domain-containing protein produces the protein MKKAYIEIDSERCKGCGLCINACPQKIIRFSTKFNSKGYHPAEQYDPQEKCPGCGFCYMMCPDTCITVYKLSQPVR, from the coding sequence TTGAAAAAAGCTTATATAGAAATAGATAGTGAAAGATGCAAAGGTTGTGGACTTTGTATAAATGCGTGCCCTCAAAAAATAATAAGATTTTCGACAAAATTCAATAGTAAAGGGTATCACCCTGCAGAACAATACGATCCACAGGAAAAGTGCCCGGGTTGTGGTTTTTGCTACATGATGTGTCCGGATACCTGTATAACGGTTTACAAACTATCTCAACCTGTGAGGTGA
- a CDS encoding D-2-hydroxyacid dehydrogenase → MIRVHINDPLDQEALNLLKSKSQLQVTCEHLDKDKLLELIPQIEVLIVRSATKVTEDLINKGEKLKVIGRAGVGLDNIDVTAAKQKGIKVLNTPGASSISVAELTFGLILSASRHIARGTCDLKKGLWTKKELEGHELYGKTIGIVGLGTIGKEVAKRSIAFGMKVIAYDPFVEYFEGVKIVSLEELFTNSDIITLHVPLSNETKHMINSETISKMKDGVIIINASRGGVIDEQALYDALSSGKIYAAALDVFEVEPPADDLRKKLLQLPNVTATPHIGASTHEAQAKVGRELVERIFAELGI, encoded by the coding sequence ATGATAAGAGTTCATATCAACGATCCTCTGGATCAGGAAGCATTAAATTTGCTCAAATCAAAAAGTCAACTTCAGGTAACGTGTGAACATCTTGATAAGGATAAACTACTCGAACTGATACCGCAAATAGAGGTTCTTATTGTCAGAAGCGCCACCAAAGTTACTGAAGATCTGATAAATAAAGGCGAAAAATTAAAGGTAATTGGGCGAGCTGGCGTTGGTCTTGACAATATAGATGTTACTGCAGCAAAGCAAAAAGGAATAAAAGTTTTGAATACACCTGGAGCAAGTTCCATATCTGTAGCAGAGTTAACATTTGGTCTGATACTTAGTGCATCTCGACATATTGCAAGAGGCACATGCGATTTGAAAAAAGGACTCTGGACCAAAAAAGAACTTGAGGGACATGAGCTTTATGGAAAAACAATAGGTATTGTAGGATTGGGAACCATAGGAAAAGAAGTCGCAAAAAGGTCAATCGCTTTTGGCATGAAAGTCATTGCGTATGATCCATTCGTTGAATATTTCGAAGGAGTCAAAATTGTCAGCCTTGAGGAATTGTTTACAAATTCAGATATCATAACTCTGCATGTTCCATTATCAAATGAAACAAAGCACATGATAAACTCTGAAACAATATCCAAGATGAAAGATGGTGTGATAATCATAAACGCTTCACGCGGAGGAGTGATAGATGAACAGGCACTATACGATGCTCTCAGCTCTGGAAAAATTTATGCAGCTGCACTCGATGTATTTGAAGTTGAGCCACCTGCAGATGATCTGAGAAAAAAATTATTACAACTCCCCAATGTCACTGCTACTCCTCATATAGGTGCCTCTACTCATGAAGCACAGGCAAAAGTTGGAAGAGAGCTTGTAGAAAGAATCTTTGCAGAACTTGGCATATAA
- a CDS encoding thiamine pyrophosphate-dependent enzyme, translating into MEYKAVYKMPESLSGKPFTYCPGCHHGIVHRLIAEVIDELDLREKAIIVAPVGCSVFAYEFFNLDGTVAPHGRATAVATGMKRARPDLVVFTYQGDGDLAAIGTAETIHAANRGERITTIFINNAIYGMTGGQMAPTTLLGMKTTTSPYGRNAEKEGYPVHVCEILKELKGVAFLARTKVATPKDVITTKKYIKKAFLAQIKNTGYGLVEVLSTCPTNWGMGPIKAMQWLEQNMVKEYPLGVFIDKVGEE; encoded by the coding sequence ATGGAATATAAAGCAGTTTACAAAATGCCGGAATCCTTGAGCGGAAAGCCATTCACATATTGTCCTGGTTGTCATCATGGAATAGTTCACAGGTTGATAGCTGAAGTTATAGATGAACTGGATCTCAGAGAAAAAGCAATAATTGTTGCTCCCGTCGGGTGTTCTGTTTTTGCGTACGAGTTTTTCAACTTGGATGGTACAGTAGCTCCACATGGTCGAGCTACTGCTGTTGCAACTGGTATGAAACGCGCGAGGCCAGATCTTGTAGTTTTTACCTATCAGGGCGATGGGGATCTCGCTGCAATTGGAACAGCCGAAACAATCCATGCTGCTAATCGTGGCGAGAGAATCACAACCATCTTCATAAACAACGCGATTTATGGAATGACGGGTGGCCAGATGGCTCCAACAACGCTGCTGGGTATGAAAACTACCACGTCGCCTTATGGAAGAAATGCAGAGAAGGAAGGTTATCCCGTTCACGTATGTGAAATTCTCAAGGAATTGAAGGGAGTAGCTTTTTTAGCCAGAACCAAGGTAGCAACGCCAAAAGATGTTATAACGACCAAGAAATATATAAAAAAAGCTTTTCTGGCGCAGATAAAAAATACAGGATATGGTCTTGTTGAAGTTTTATCTACATGTCCGACAAATTGGGGAATGGGCCCCATAAAAGCTATGCAATGGCTTGAACAGAATATGGTGAAAGAATACCCGCTTGGCGTTTTTATTGATAAGGTTGGTGAGGAATGA
- a CDS encoding aminotransferase-like domain-containing protein, translating into MIRELLKYANMPGAVSFGGGTPDPETFPRHELSKIASEILEEEYKYTLQYSVTEGDPQLINQILILLKRIYGIEGLSHENILITVGSQQALELLGKVFIDSGDYVVVGDPEYLGAISAFRMREPRFVVAKFDEDGPDIDMIEQKIEEIDRAGEIKKLKFIYVVSNFQNPSGVTTSLEKRKALIEVAEKYDLLVVEDDPYGVLRFEGEHVPSIMKLGGTDRVILLNTFSKILCPGLRIGVVVADKSIVRKMVLAKQGTDLCSPSLTMRLAARYLERYDVLEQIKPAIELYRKKKNEMVRALENYFGDIKGTKWTNPNGGLFIWTTLPEGYDTMEMFKFAEQNKVFYIPGEAFRPYSEPSSSMRMSFCLPSVEEIHEGVKRLRTAFDQYRVSRRMK; encoded by the coding sequence ATGATCAGAGAATTACTCAAATATGCTAATATGCCAGGCGCTGTTTCTTTTGGCGGAGGGACACCTGATCCAGAGACTTTCCCAAGACATGAATTGTCAAAAATAGCTTCAGAGATTTTAGAAGAAGAATATAAATATACTTTGCAATATTCTGTCACGGAAGGTGACCCACAGCTTATAAATCAGATACTGATCTTACTCAAGAGAATTTATGGAATAGAAGGTTTATCACACGAGAATATTCTCATAACAGTTGGTTCTCAGCAAGCGCTTGAATTATTGGGAAAAGTTTTTATAGATTCAGGTGACTATGTTGTTGTTGGTGATCCTGAGTATCTGGGAGCAATAAGTGCTTTTCGAATGAGAGAACCGCGTTTTGTTGTTGCAAAATTTGATGAAGATGGACCTGATATAGATATGATTGAGCAAAAAATTGAAGAAATAGACAGAGCGGGAGAAATAAAAAAATTGAAATTTATATACGTTGTTTCAAATTTCCAAAACCCATCAGGCGTCACAACATCTCTGGAGAAGCGAAAAGCTCTGATCGAGGTTGCAGAAAAGTATGATTTGCTTGTTGTTGAGGACGATCCGTATGGTGTACTTCGATTTGAAGGGGAACATGTGCCATCAATAATGAAACTTGGAGGAACTGATCGGGTTATTCTTTTAAATACTTTCAGCAAAATTCTTTGCCCCGGTTTGAGAATAGGAGTGGTTGTTGCAGATAAGTCTATAGTGAGGAAGATGGTTCTTGCAAAACAGGGTACAGATCTATGCAGTCCATCTTTAACGATGAGGCTTGCAGCAAGATATCTCGAACGTTATGATGTGCTTGAACAAATCAAACCTGCCATAGAACTTTACAGGAAAAAGAAAAATGAAATGGTCAGAGCGCTTGAGAATTATTTTGGTGACATTAAAGGAACGAAGTGGACAAATCCAAACGGTGGATTATTCATATGGACCACCCTCCCAGAAGGTTACGACACGATGGAAATGTTCAAATTTGCAGAACAAAACAAAGTTTTTTATATACCAGGAGAAGCATTCCGACCTTATTCTGAACCATCTTCATCTATGAGAATGTCATTCTGCTTGCCTTCTGTTGAGGAAATTCACGAAGGTGTGAAGAGATTGAGAACAGCTTTTGATCAATACAGGGTTTCCAGGAGGATGAAATGA
- the buk gene encoding butyrate kinase, translating into MYRILVINPGSTSTKIAVYEDKKCKLLEKVEHSLSDLEKHPNLMDQLNFRRENILMILKKHGFKMEDFDAIAARGGILPPLKSGTYIVDNRMIHYLKYDSPVSHVSNLAAIIGYELGQGKIPVYVTDPISVDEMVDEARFSGVPEIERKSFSHALNIKAVCRKVALELNADYEDLNFVVAHLGGGISVAAIRKGKIIDVNNANDEGPFSPERTGELPVGDVVRMCFSGKYTKQELKKKFVGKGGLVAYLGTNDLREALQLAKTDEKANVVVQAMAYQIGKEIGGMCAVLCGKVNAIVLTGGMAHSNEFVEMIKSYVYRFAPIFVVPGEFEMEALAFGALRVLRGYEQAKEWGVVDEQVS; encoded by the coding sequence ATGTACAGAATCTTGGTGATAAACCCTGGCTCAACTTCCACAAAAATTGCAGTCTATGAGGATAAAAAATGTAAACTTCTGGAAAAAGTTGAGCACAGTTTATCAGATCTTGAAAAACATCCAAATTTGATGGATCAATTGAATTTCAGACGAGAAAATATACTTATGATACTGAAAAAGCACGGTTTTAAAATGGAAGATTTTGATGCCATTGCTGCAAGAGGAGGAATATTACCTCCCCTTAAAAGTGGAACTTATATTGTAGATAACAGGATGATTCATTATTTGAAGTATGATTCGCCAGTCAGTCATGTTTCCAATCTTGCTGCTATTATCGGTTATGAACTGGGTCAAGGAAAAATACCTGTTTATGTGACAGACCCCATTTCTGTTGACGAAATGGTTGACGAAGCGAGATTTTCAGGTGTTCCGGAAATAGAGAGAAAAAGCTTTTCACACGCACTGAACATAAAAGCAGTTTGTAGAAAGGTAGCTCTGGAACTGAACGCAGATTATGAAGACCTGAACTTTGTGGTTGCTCACCTTGGTGGAGGAATTTCTGTTGCAGCAATAAGGAAGGGAAAGATTATAGATGTGAATAATGCAAATGACGAAGGACCATTCAGCCCTGAGAGGACAGGAGAGCTGCCTGTCGGTGATGTGGTTAGAATGTGCTTCTCGGGTAAGTATACCAAACAGGAATTGAAGAAAAAGTTTGTGGGTAAGGGAGGACTTGTGGCCTATCTTGGGACAAATGACCTGAGAGAAGCTTTACAGTTAGCGAAAACTGATGAGAAAGCGAATGTAGTTGTTCAGGCGATGGCATATCAGATTGGTAAAGAAATAGGGGGAATGTGTGCAGTTTTGTGCGGAAAAGTGAACGCGATAGTTTTAACAGGTGGTATGGCTCATAGTAATGAGTTTGTCGAGATGATAAAAAGTTATGTTTATAGATTTGCCCCTATTTTTGTTGTGCCTGGAGAGTTTGAAATGGAGGCATTGGCATTTGGAGCTTTGAGAGTTTTGAGAGGTTATGAACAGGCCAAAGAGTGGGGTGTTGTTGATGAGCAGGTTTCTTGA
- the buk gene encoding butyrate kinase, with protein sequence MYRILVINPGSTSTKLAIFENEDMILSETLRHSSDELSRYDTIFDQYEFRKGVIVDFLEKSGYSIHDFSAIVGRGGLLSPIPGGTYEVNTSMIDELKQAKYGEHASNLGAVLAYELAQIAGIKSYIVDPVVVDELAEIARLSGHPELPRKSIFHALNQKAVARRAAAELGKNYEDANLIVVHMGGGISVGAHVKGKVVDVNNALDGDGPFTPERSGTLPLTQLIDLCFSGKYSKEWIMRRIKGNGGLVAYLGTNSAIEVQKRISEGDKKAEIVYRAMSYQIAKWIGKTAAAMKGDVDAIVLTGGLAYDERYMISWLKEYVSFIALVFVYPGGDEEKALALGVLRVLRGQEKAKIYSKEAEKWQKIMSL encoded by the coding sequence GTGTACAGAATTCTGGTGATAAATCCTGGTTCGACTTCAACAAAGCTCGCCATTTTTGAAAATGAAGACATGATCTTGTCAGAAACTCTGAGACATAGTTCGGATGAATTATCCAGATACGATACCATCTTTGATCAATATGAATTTCGAAAAGGTGTGATTGTTGACTTTCTTGAGAAAAGTGGATATTCCATCCACGATTTTTCAGCTATTGTCGGTAGGGGCGGGCTACTGAGTCCGATACCAGGGGGGACGTATGAAGTGAATACATCTATGATAGATGAATTAAAACAAGCTAAATATGGTGAACACGCATCCAATCTTGGAGCAGTTCTGGCATATGAACTTGCTCAAATTGCAGGGATAAAATCCTACATCGTCGATCCTGTTGTGGTAGATGAACTTGCAGAAATCGCAAGGCTTTCCGGGCACCCTGAGCTGCCAAGAAAGTCAATTTTTCATGCCTTAAACCAAAAAGCAGTTGCGAGAAGGGCTGCTGCAGAACTTGGAAAAAATTATGAAGACGCCAATTTGATAGTGGTTCATATGGGTGGAGGTATATCTGTAGGGGCCCATGTGAAAGGAAAAGTTGTTGATGTGAACAATGCACTTGATGGTGATGGGCCTTTTACCCCTGAAAGAAGCGGTACACTTCCTTTAACGCAATTGATAGACCTCTGTTTTTCTGGAAAATATTCGAAAGAGTGGATCATGAGAAGGATAAAGGGCAACGGGGGTCTGGTTGCTTATCTTGGGACAAACAGCGCTATTGAGGTTCAAAAAAGGATTTCTGAGGGAGATAAAAAAGCAGAAATTGTTTACAGAGCTATGTCATACCAGATAGCAAAATGGATCGGTAAAACAGCTGCGGCTATGAAGGGAGATGTAGATGCAATAGTTCTCACAGGTGGACTTGCCTACGATGAAAGATACATGATAAGCTGGCTCAAAGAATATGTTTCTTTTATTGCACTTGTTTTTGTATATCCAGGAGGAGATGAAGAGAAAGCACTTGCACTTGGAGTTTTGAGGGTTTTAAGAGGCCAAGAAAAAGCAAAAATATACAGTAAAGAGGCGGAAAAATGGCAAAAAATCATGTCTTTGTAG
- a CDS encoding pyridoxal-phosphate-dependent aminotransferase family protein, translating into MLRKNYIMAPGPTPVPADILLAGAKETIHHRTPQFLEIMKETLESAKYLFQTNSKIYTFVSSGTGAMEAAVTNLMNPGEKAIVVVAGKFGERWKEICDSYGIQVVEIAVEWGNAVSPEQIENVMKQHPDARVIFTTHSETSTGTVIDLKSIAQLTKDTDHVLVTDEVSGLLAEPLKMDEWGVDVVVSGSQKGIMMPPGLAFMALSEKAWKLVEKNQCPKYYFDLRYYDKNYPDNPWTPAVNMIYMLNQSIKMIKEEGIENVWERHRILGEATRNAMRALNLELFSKRPGNVVTAVKVPESIDGKKLVKIIRDKYGVTIAGGQGHLSGKIFRVAHLGYVSMFDTITAISALEFTLSELGYKIELGTGVRAAMETLKREGVAG; encoded by the coding sequence ATGCTCAGGAAGAATTACATAATGGCCCCGGGTCCCACACCAGTACCAGCTGATATACTCCTTGCCGGTGCAAAAGAAACTATCCATCATAGAACACCGCAATTTCTTGAAATCATGAAAGAAACACTTGAAAGTGCAAAATATCTATTCCAGACTAATAGTAAAATCTACACTTTCGTATCATCGGGAACAGGAGCAATGGAAGCAGCTGTCACAAATCTGATGAACCCGGGAGAAAAAGCGATAGTTGTTGTAGCAGGAAAGTTTGGAGAAAGATGGAAAGAAATTTGTGATTCATACGGTATTCAGGTTGTAGAAATAGCCGTTGAATGGGGAAATGCTGTTAGTCCGGAGCAAATAGAGAATGTTATGAAACAACATCCAGATGCCAGGGTAATATTCACAACACACAGCGAAACATCGACAGGAACGGTAATTGATTTGAAGTCCATCGCCCAACTTACGAAAGATACCGATCATGTCCTTGTTACAGACGAGGTAAGCGGATTACTTGCCGAACCACTCAAAATGGATGAATGGGGAGTAGATGTAGTTGTCAGCGGTTCTCAAAAAGGCATTATGATGCCACCTGGCCTTGCTTTTATGGCTCTAAGTGAAAAAGCATGGAAATTAGTCGAGAAAAATCAGTGTCCAAAGTACTATTTTGACTTGAGATACTATGACAAAAATTATCCAGATAACCCGTGGACTCCAGCTGTGAACATGATATATATGCTCAATCAAAGTATAAAAATGATAAAAGAAGAAGGCATAGAAAATGTCTGGGAGAGACATAGAATTTTGGGAGAGGCGACGAGAAACGCAATGAGAGCACTTAATCTTGAGTTATTCTCAAAGAGGCCGGGAAATGTTGTCACAGCAGTAAAAGTTCCAGAAAGCATAGACGGAAAAAAACTTGTTAAAATCATACGGGACAAATATGGTGTAACAATTGCCGGCGGGCAAGGACACCTATCTGGAAAAATCTTCAGAGTAGCACATCTCGGATATGTGTCGATGTTCGATACTATAACTGCAATATCAGCTCTGGAATTTACTTTAAGTGAACTCGGTTATAAAATTGAACTTGGAACTGGTGTCAGAGCAGCAATGGAAACCCTTAAACGCGAGGGGGTAGCTGGATGA
- a CDS encoding 3-methyl-2-oxobutanoate dehydrogenase subunit VorB, producing the protein MKRVMMKGTEAIGEAAIKAGCRNYFGYPITPQSELTEYMARRLPEVGGSFLQAESEVAAVNMVYGAASVGRRVMTSTSSPGFSLMQEGISYIACAQLPSVFVNVVRGGPGLGDIQPSQGDYFQATKGGGHGDYRLIVLSPSTVQEAVELTMLAFELADEYRNPVLIFADGLLGQMMEPVSFPEKEFAYDNDSWALTGAKNRSPRQVTSFNIDPYGLEKMNMELQRKYFRIESQEPRWEEYNTDDADILIVAHGTVGRIVKSVVKMAREEKIAAGLFRPITLYPYPYEPLSKLSEKVSMVLTVEMSSGQMLEDVKLAVLEKTRVEFYGRMAGVVPTPEEIFSHLKNLVGRH; encoded by the coding sequence GTGAAAAGAGTTATGATGAAAGGTACGGAAGCTATTGGAGAAGCTGCTATAAAAGCTGGATGTCGGAATTACTTTGGTTATCCTATCACGCCTCAGAGCGAACTTACAGAGTATATGGCTCGAAGGTTGCCCGAGGTAGGAGGTTCTTTTCTTCAAGCTGAAAGTGAGGTTGCTGCTGTGAATATGGTCTATGGAGCGGCGAGTGTTGGCAGAAGAGTTATGACATCTACGTCATCTCCAGGTTTCAGCTTGATGCAGGAAGGAATCTCTTACATAGCATGTGCTCAACTTCCTTCGGTTTTTGTTAATGTCGTGCGCGGTGGGCCGGGGCTGGGTGATATTCAGCCATCCCAAGGTGACTATTTTCAGGCAACAAAGGGAGGAGGTCATGGAGATTACAGACTCATAGTTCTATCTCCGTCAACAGTTCAGGAAGCGGTTGAGTTAACGATGCTTGCTTTTGAGCTTGCAGATGAATACAGAAATCCTGTACTCATATTTGCAGATGGTTTGCTTGGACAGATGATGGAGCCAGTGAGTTTTCCGGAGAAAGAATTTGCTTATGATAACGATAGCTGGGCATTGACAGGCGCAAAAAATAGATCGCCAAGGCAGGTAACAAGTTTCAATATAGATCCTTATGGGCTTGAAAAGATGAATATGGAGCTTCAAAGAAAATATTTCAGAATAGAAAGTCAAGAGCCTCGCTGGGAAGAATACAATACAGACGATGCTGACATTTTGATAGTTGCACATGGTACAGTTGGAAGAATAGTTAAAAGTGTTGTTAAGATGGCAAGGGAGGAAAAAATAGCTGCTGGTTTGTTCAGGCCGATTACACTTTATCCTTACCCGTATGAACCCTTGTCAAAATTGTCTGAAAAGGTGTCCATGGTGTTAACAGTTGAGATGAGCTCCGGTCAGATGCTTGAAGATGTAAAACTTGCTGTTCTTGAAAAAACAAGAGTAGAGTTTTATGGGAGAATGGCCGGTGTAGTTCCTACCCCAGAAGAGATCTTTTCTCATCTCAAGAACTTAGTTGGGAGGCATTGA
- a CDS encoding DUF1175 domain-containing protein, whose product MKKYQIFLIAIVLIVVWNVITGVRFRVDLTDQKIPVKDRKDIFIRARIASAKVYSNRPVEIKKDGILIPDVKLNEKVILYFESKGFIKKTKAVSLYFEADTSDDDEDGYPDCLVLSENDAEKFRNWFIWIGLSAIKNEPVLWNEHERDCAGLIRYCSREALKKHDGRWLERSNYSGPIFDDVEKYNYPDIPLIGDKIFRIISGKYTNPGEFSAFASARIMLENSLKFVSKDVEHALPGDIAVFFHPEDFEYPYHMMIYISDIYFLQNHRWFLYHTGPIGESAGEMRFVRYENLEKLDPSWSPREKNRYFLGFYRFKFLP is encoded by the coding sequence ATGAAGAAATACCAGATCTTCTTGATTGCTATCGTATTGATAGTAGTATGGAATGTGATAACGGGCGTTAGGTTTAGAGTGGATCTGACTGATCAAAAGATCCCTGTTAAGGATAGGAAAGATATTTTTATACGCGCCAGAATTGCATCGGCAAAAGTCTATTCAAACAGACCTGTTGAGATTAAAAAGGACGGAATTTTGATACCAGATGTGAAGCTAAACGAAAAAGTAATTCTATATTTTGAGAGCAAGGGTTTTATAAAAAAAACGAAAGCTGTTTCTCTGTACTTTGAGGCAGATACTTCAGATGATGATGAAGATGGTTATCCAGATTGTCTTGTACTCAGTGAAAATGATGCGGAAAAATTCAGAAACTGGTTCATTTGGATAGGTTTGTCTGCCATAAAAAACGAGCCGGTTTTGTGGAACGAACATGAAAGAGATTGCGCAGGATTAATACGTTACTGTTCAAGAGAAGCACTTAAAAAACATGATGGAAGATGGCTGGAAAGATCGAATTATTCGGGCCCAATTTTTGATGATGTGGAGAAATACAATTATCCAGACATACCTTTGATTGGAGATAAAATATTCAGAATTATTTCAGGAAAATATACAAATCCTGGCGAATTTTCTGCTTTCGCGTCAGCCAGGATCATGCTCGAAAACAGCTTGAAATTCGTTTCTAAGGATGTTGAGCATGCTCTGCCTGGTGATATAGCTGTATTTTTCCATCCCGAGGATTTCGAATATCCATACCATATGATGATATACATATCGGATATATATTTTTTGCAGAATCATAGATGGTTTTTGTATCATACCGGCCCAATAGGAGAATCAGCAGGGGAAATGAGGTTTGTGAGATACGAAAATCTTGAAAAACTCGATCCATCATGGTCTCCACGGGAAAAAAACAGGTATTTTCTTGGTTTCTACAGATTCAAATTTTTGCCATAA